Below is a genomic region from Dehalococcoidales bacterium.
CGCCGGAGGCGGACGTCTCCGGAGAACAGAATTGTGAGGGAAAGATGCAAGAGTTAAAAGACAAGCTGGAGGACCTGCGGACCAGAATCGCCACAACTATGGTGCATCTTTGACATTGCCAGCAGAGAGGACGAAATTACCCGACTGGAAAAGCAGTCGGTCCAACCGGATTTCTGGGCAGACCAGAATACCGCCCGTAGCGTGATGCGGAAACTGGCGGGTCAAAGGAAAGTGGTTGACCGTTGGCGCGGCCTGGAGAACAAGGTTGCCGAGATAGACGGTCTGGTCGACCTGGTGATAGAGGAAGAGGAGGACACCTCACTCGAGGAGGAGGTCCGCTTCGAGACAGACGCAGTAGCCGGGCAGCTTGATGAACTGGAGCTGGAACTGGCGTTTCGCAGCGAGTATGATGACCGCAATGCTATCCTGGCGATTCATGCCGGTGCGGGCGGAACCGAATCCCAGGATTGGGCTGAGATGCTCCTCCGGATGTACCTTCGCTGGGCGGAACAGCGCGGCTATGAAGCAGAAGTACTGGACACCTCGGTGGGGGAGGGTGCGGGGATAAAGAGCGCCATAATCGCCATCAATGGTGATTACGCCTGCGGCTACCTGAAATCGGAACATGGGGTACACCGATTGGTACGTCTTTCTCCCTTTGATGCCGACCATTCCCGGCACACATCTTTTGTCCTCGTGGAGGTGATGCCCGAAGCCGAGGAGGATGCCGATGTCGAGATAGCCCCTGATGAACTGAGAGTCGATGTCTTCCGGTCAAGCGGACCCGGCGGACAGCACATGCAGAAGACAAGCAGCGCCGTCCGTATAACACACCTGCCGACGGGGCTGGTGGTTATCTGCCAGGGCGAGCGTTCGCAGTACCAGAACAAGGAGACCGCCATGAAGATTCTTCGGGCGCGCCTTCTTGAGTTCGAGCTGGCCAGGAAGTCCGAGGAAATTTCCAGGCTAAAGGGGAAGCGGATTGATGCCGGCTGGGGCAACCAGATAAGGAGCTACGTCCTGCATCCTTACCGGATGGTGAAGGACCACCGGACGAGTTATGAAACGAGCGACACCGAGGGGGTGCTGGCTGGTGACCTGGACGGGTTCATCACGGCGTATATCAGGTTCATGGCGGGTAAGGAAGATGGTTAGACGGCTGGTTGTCCTGGTACTGGTCTTATGTCTATCCGTGGCAGCCGGCATGGTCCCGGCACAAGCTCAGGGTGGCCTCAGGATAACGGATACTTCCATTGAGGCTGCATTTCCCCTGGAGCTCAGCTTCAACATATCCGTGGCGAGCGACGCCGATATTACGGACATCCGCCTCCATTACCGTGTTGAGCGGCGACACTTTGTCGATGTTACCAGCGAGGCCTACCTTGAGTTCACGCCGTCGAGGGCGGTCGAGGTGAGCTGGGACTGGGACATGAGGCGGACGGGCGGACTGCCGCCGGGGACAAGTATCGAATACTGGTGGACGGTTGAGGATGTCAGCGGCGACAGTATTGAGACCGAACCCCTGGTAGTGCAGTTTGAGGACGACCGTTTTCAGTGGCAGAGTCTGGTGGAGGACCAGGTAACGGTCTACTGGTACCGGGGTACGACTTCATTCGCCGGAAAGATAATGGAGACGGTCCGGGAGGCACTCTACTGGCTGGTCCAGGATACCGGTGTCAGCCTGACAGAGCCAATCAGAATCTATATCTACGGTAGCTCAACGGACCTGCGGGGGTCCATGATATTTCCCCAGGAGTGGACGGGGGGTGTAGCCTTCACCAGGTATGGCTGCATTGCCATCGGTATCTCGCCGGTGAACCTGGCGTGGGGGCAGAGGGCGATTGCCCACGAGCTGACCCATCTGGTGATTCACCAGATGACGCTGAACCCTTACAGCGGCCTGCCGAACTGGCTTGACGAGGGACTGGCGATGCGCAGCGAGGGGCCACTGGGACGGGAGTTCCAGACGTATCTTGACCGTGCGATAGCGAGCGACAGCCTTTTCTCCGTACGCAGTCTGGCCAGCCCCTTCTCGACGGACGCCGATAAGTCTTACCTCTCTTATGCCCAGAGCTACAGCCTGGTGGAGTATCTCATCAGCACCTACGGGAAAGACATGATGTTCGAACTGCTGGATACCCTCAGCGAGGGCAGCACATACGATGACGCCCTGACCCGGGTGTATGGTTTTGACAGCGACGGCCTTGAGCAATTGTGGCGGGAGTACCTGATGCCTGCGGTGGAGACCGTGGAGCAAATGGGCGTGCTCCCGGGGCGAGGGTAGTTTGGTAAAGAAGAAATCATTCACGATTCACGACCTGCCGGTTGCCGAGCGACCGCGGGAGAGAATGCAGCAGTTCGGTGCGGACGCCCTATCGGTGCAGGAGATTCTGGCGCTGATAATGGGGCGTGGTATCTCCGGGGAGTCAGTAACGGTGACGGCGCAGCGGTTGCTGAGCAGGTTCGTTGACCTCAAGGGGCTGTCCGGCGCCTCCGTGGAGGAACTGGCCGAAGTGAAGGGGATTGGCCCGGCCAAGGCATGCCAGATAAAGGCGGCTTTTGAGCTGGGGAGGCGACTGGAAGGCTACGCTGAGGCCGCAGAAAAACCAGTGCTGAAGAACACCGAGGACGTGGTCAGGATGGTGCGCAGTCGGCTGATGGGTGAGAAAAAGGAGCACTTCCTGGAGCTCCTTCTGGATACGAAGGGGCAACTGATAAAAATCGCCGAGGTCTCCGTGGGAAGTCTGGACAGCAGCATCGTTCACCCCAGGGAGGTGTTCAAGGAGGCGGTGTCGGCCAGCGCGGCATCGGTGATATTCGTGCATAACCACCCCTCGGGGGACCCGCAGGCCTCCGACGAGGACATC
It encodes:
- the radC gene encoding DNA repair protein RadC produces the protein MVKKKSFTIHDLPVAERPRERMQQFGADALSVQEILALIMGRGISGESVTVTAQRLLSRFVDLKGLSGASVEELAEVKGIGPAKACQIKAAFELGRRLEGYAEAAEKPVLKNTEDVVRMVRSRLMGEKKEHFLELLLDTKGQLIKIAEVSVGSLDSSIVHPREVFKEAVSASAASVIFVHNHPSGDPQASDEDIGLTKRLVEAGEIMGIDVLDHVIVCDRAHLSLKAKGVF
- a CDS encoding peptidase MA family metallohydrolase is translated as MVRRLVVLVLVLCLSVAAGMVPAQAQGGLRITDTSIEAAFPLELSFNISVASDADITDIRLHYRVERRHFVDVTSEAYLEFTPSRAVEVSWDWDMRRTGGLPPGTSIEYWWTVEDVSGDSIETEPLVVQFEDDRFQWQSLVEDQVTVYWYRGTTSFAGKIMETVREALYWLVQDTGVSLTEPIRIYIYGSSTDLRGSMIFPQEWTGGVAFTRYGCIAIGISPVNLAWGQRAIAHELTHLVIHQMTLNPYSGLPNWLDEGLAMRSEGPLGREFQTYLDRAIASDSLFSVRSLASPFSTDADKSYLSYAQSYSLVEYLISTYGKDMMFELLDTLSEGSTYDDALTRVYGFDSDGLEQLWREYLMPAVETVEQMGVLPGRG
- the prfB gene encoding peptide chain release factor 2 (programmed frameshift), with translation MQELKDKLEDLRTRIATTMVHLDIASREDEITRLEKQSVQPDFWADQNTARSVMRKLAGQRKVVDRWRGLENKVAEIDGLVDLVIEEEEDTSLEEEVRFETDAVAGQLDELELELAFRSEYDDRNAILAIHAGAGGTESQDWAEMLLRMYLRWAEQRGYEAEVLDTSVGEGAGIKSAIIAINGDYACGYLKSEHGVHRLVRLSPFDADHSRHTSFVLVEVMPEAEEDADVEIAPDELRVDVFRSSGPGGQHMQKTSSAVRITHLPTGLVVICQGERSQYQNKETAMKILRARLLEFELARKSEEISRLKGKRIDAGWGNQIRSYVLHPYRMVKDHRTSYETSDTEGVLAGDLDGFITAYIRFMAGKEDG